The following is a genomic window from Serratia ficaria.
GGGGTATGGTGAAAATAATAGGCTGGACGCTGCTTACGTTGCTGTCCGGCGCTGGGCTGAGCGCTTATTTTTTGCAGCAGCAATATGAAGAGAAAAGCGCGAACTTTCGCATTCTTTATCGCGATGTGACGGTGAAGCTGTCGCAGCATGACGCGATCATTCCGCTATTGCCGGCAAGCCGATACCGCTGGGAAGTGCAGCGCATTTTTCCGCAAATTATTCGCTGGCGGCCGCATCCGAGCATTGAGCCGCGGCGCGCTATCGTGGTGGAGCCGAATGGCCGCTACTGGCTCAACGCCGAAAAACAATCCGTGCTGATCGACCTGAACCGGCTGATCGGCGAGCTGGCGGGGAAAAATGCCTTCGGCCACCTGGCGGTTCTTTGGCACGATCGGCCGCTGTTCGAGCGGGGCGTAGCGGAGCGGCGCTATTATTGGCAGTGGGAAAAAGTGATCGCCAGCCAGTCGCAACCTTTCGTGCTCGCCGCCGGCGATAACCCCGACTGGGCTGCGTTGCCCTGGCCGACAATCCTGTCGCCGGCCCTGTTTTGGGGGCTGGCGCTGTATCTGGTCAGCCAATATCGCGCCAACCAGCGCCGGCGCGATATTGCCGATTTACGCGCCCATTACGCCGAACTTACGCGCCTGAATACCCTGGGGGAACTCACCGCCGGCATCGTGCATGAGCTTAACCAACCGCTCACCGCCATTTTAAGCTATAACCAAACCGCATTGCGTCTGCTGCGGCACCAGCAGGTCGAACAGCTGCCGCCGCTGCTGGAGGCCGCCGTGGTGCAAATTAAGCGTACGGACGCGCTGCTGCAGCAATTCCGGCAGAAACTGGTCAGCGAGCAGGTCGATTACCAACCGGTGGCGCTGGGGCCGCTTTGGGCGAGGGTGACGACGCTGTTGGACAACGAAATCCGCCGCAACAGGATCAAGGTCAGCAGCCGCATTCCCGACGGTTTGCCCCTGCTGTTCGCACCGCCGCTGTGGGTAGAGCAAATTCTGCACAATATCCTGAACAACGCGGTGCAGGCGCAAGCCGACAAGGCCGCGGGCACGGCATGGATCAGACTGGAGGCCGGCGCCGCTGACGACGGCATCGCGCTGACCCTCACCGATGGCGGCCCCGGGCTGTCGGAGCAGGCTTTGCAGCAGGTGTTCATGCCCTTTTTCACCACGCGCGCCAATGGCATCGGGCTGGGGATGGCGCTGACGGACACGCTGGTACAGCGCCTTAATGGCAGCATCGAGGCGAGCAATATCGCGGGGCAGGGCGCCTGCTTCAGGATTTGGCTGCCCGTGCATGCTCAGGAGTGACGATGACACAGTATATTTATCTGATTGATGACGAAGCGGCGATTCGTTCCTCGCTCAGCGCGCTGCTGGGCACCGTGGGTTGGCAGACGCAGGCGTACGACAGCGCCCCGTCTTTCGAACAGAGCGTCGGTGAACTGCATGCGCTGACCGGCTGTATGCTGCTGGACATCAGGATGCCAGGCAAGACCGGGTTGACGCTGTTGGACGAGTGGAGGCGGCAGGGGTTGGAGATCCCGGTGATCATCATGACCGGGCACGCGAATATCGATCTCTGCCGCCGGGCGTTCAAAAACGGCGCCTTCGAATTCCTCACCAAACCGATCGATGCGGATTTGCTGTTTGAAGTGGTCGGCAGCGCATTGGAACAGCAAAGGCAATTGCAGCAGCGGCAACGGCAACTGCGGCTGATGCAAAGCCGGCTGGCTACCCTGACCGCCCGTGAAAACGACGTCTTCGAGCAGATCGTGCAAGGACGTTCGAGCAAAGAGATCGCCCGCAGCTTTTCGCTGTCTCCGCGCACCGTCGAGGCGCATCGCGCCAATATATTCGCCAAGCTCGACGTCAATTCGCTGCCCAAACTGATGAACGTCTACGGCGAGCTGGCGCTGCGGAAAAAGCCCTAAAACCGCCGGTGTCTAGGTATAACTACCTAGCGCCGTAGGTAATCGCGCCAATAGCCCGCCGAAGCGGCTCCTTTTACTATCCCTGATATCCATAAGGAATAAGCAAGGAGCAAGTCAATATGAAACGCATTATCTCAAGCCTGGTGTTAATCGGCGGCCTGGCGTCATTCGCCCACGCGGCCGGCGGCGTGGTGTCGCAACATTCCCTCTCCCTCGAACTGGCCGATCGGCTGGCGCAAAGCGCTATCCGGGCCTGCGGCGCCGGCAACTACAACGTCGCCGTGACCGTGGTGGATCGCGCCGGCACGCCGCTGGTGATCAAGAGAATGGACAACGCCGGCCCCCACACGGTGGAAGCCAGCCGAATGAAGGCGTTTACCGCCCTGACGACCCGCAATGCGACAGAAAACGTCATGAAGGGCGCCCAGGCGAACGCCGGTGCGGCCAACCTGCGCGATATCCCCGGGTTCCTGCTGTTGGCCGGCGGCGTGCCGGTGAAATCGGGCGAAGAAGTCGTCGGCGCCATCGGCGTCGGCGGCGCGCCGGGCGGGCATCTGGATCAGCAATGCGCATTAGAGGCGTTGAAAAGCGCCCAGAGCAGCCTGAAAGCCGGCTAAGTTTTGACGCCAGGTCAGTGATCAACGTATTTTCCGCCATCATCTCATACACATTTATGGGGGTTTACCGCTATGCTAAACGGATAATGACCCATGAATTTAAAAAGGATGAACCACTTTGGCCGGAAGTAGCTTACTGACTTTAATCGATGACATCGCTTCACTGCTGGACGACGTCTCGTTGATGACCAAAATGGCGGCGAAAAAAACCGCCGGGGTACTGGGGGACGATCTGGCGCTGAACGCGCAACAGGTCAGTGGGGTAAAGGCCGACCGTGAACTGCCGGTGGTGTGGAGCGTCGCCAAGGGCTCGTTGATCAATAAGGCCATTCTGGTGCCGCTGGCGCTGCTGATCAGCGCCTTTGCGCCCTGGGCCATCACGCCGCTGCTGATGGTGGGCGGCGCCTACCTGTGCTACGAAGGCTTCGAGAAGGTGTACCACAGCCTGGCGCATGCCAAATCGACGCCGGAGGCACAGGAAACGCTGGACGCCAACGAGGACGTGGCGGCTTATGAGAAACGCAAGGTAAAAGGGGCGGTGCGAACCGACTTCGTGCTGTCCGCCGAGATTATCGCCATCACGCTGGGCACCGTCGCCGGCGCGGCGTTCAGCCAACAGGTGATCG
Proteins encoded in this region:
- a CDS encoding sensor histidine kinase, which encodes MVKIIGWTLLTLLSGAGLSAYFLQQQYEEKSANFRILYRDVTVKLSQHDAIIPLLPASRYRWEVQRIFPQIIRWRPHPSIEPRRAIVVEPNGRYWLNAEKQSVLIDLNRLIGELAGKNAFGHLAVLWHDRPLFERGVAERRYYWQWEKVIASQSQPFVLAAGDNPDWAALPWPTILSPALFWGLALYLVSQYRANQRRRDIADLRAHYAELTRLNTLGELTAGIVHELNQPLTAILSYNQTALRLLRHQQVEQLPPLLEAAVVQIKRTDALLQQFRQKLVSEQVDYQPVALGPLWARVTTLLDNEIRRNRIKVSSRIPDGLPLLFAPPLWVEQILHNILNNAVQAQADKAAGTAWIRLEAGAADDGIALTLTDGGPGLSEQALQQVFMPFFTTRANGIGLGMALTDTLVQRLNGSIEASNIAGQGACFRIWLPVHAQE
- a CDS encoding response regulator transcription factor; the protein is MTQYIYLIDDEAAIRSSLSALLGTVGWQTQAYDSAPSFEQSVGELHALTGCMLLDIRMPGKTGLTLLDEWRRQGLEIPVIIMTGHANIDLCRRAFKNGAFEFLTKPIDADLLFEVVGSALEQQRQLQQRQRQLRLMQSRLATLTARENDVFEQIVQGRSSKEIARSFSLSPRTVEAHRANIFAKLDVNSLPKLMNVYGELALRKKP
- a CDS encoding GlcG/HbpS family heme-binding protein: MKRIISSLVLIGGLASFAHAAGGVVSQHSLSLELADRLAQSAIRACGAGNYNVAVTVVDRAGTPLVIKRMDNAGPHTVEASRMKAFTALTTRNATENVMKGAQANAGAANLRDIPGFLLLAGGVPVKSGEEVVGAIGVGGAPGGHLDQQCALEALKSAQSSLKAG
- a CDS encoding DUF808 domain-containing protein translates to MAGSSLLTLIDDIASLLDDVSLMTKMAAKKTAGVLGDDLALNAQQVSGVKADRELPVVWSVAKGSLINKAILVPLALLISAFAPWAITPLLMVGGAYLCYEGFEKVYHSLAHAKSTPEAQETLDANEDVAAYEKRKVKGAVRTDFVLSAEIIAITLGTVAGAAFSQQVIVLCGIAIVMTVGVYGIVAGIVKLDDLGLYLSRKSGALARTLGSGIVSAAPYLMKTLSIVGTIAMFMVGGGILTHGLPPVHHLFEDWASYATVVPTFGHILQGVIPALLNVAFGLIAGAAVLLLVSSLGAIRARLKA